The following proteins are co-located in the Salvelinus namaycush isolate Seneca chromosome 31, SaNama_1.0, whole genome shotgun sequence genome:
- the LOC120025824 gene encoding 28S ribosomal protein S2, mitochondrial-like encodes MAAGVFTKGLCGFRQPRIVAAGYSCSGPLYATATAVKTLPLQTDSTAVTDKIQNLPLEMPDFFRLSELFSLKDLFDARVHLGHKKGCRHRLMEPYLFGSRLDQDIIDLDQTMEHLQSALNFTAHIAYRGGIILFVSRRRQFGHLVESTAGDCGEYAHTRYWQGGLLTNAPIQYGPGVRLPDLIVFLSTLNNVFQQHVGVRDAAKMNIPTVGVVDSNCNPSLVTYPVPGNDDTPAAMELYCRLFKMTINRAKDKRRQMELLQGLSPAGLTPGSS; translated from the exons ATGGCAGCAGGAGTTTTTACCAAag GTTTGTGCGGGTTCCGCCAGCCCCGGATTGTTGCAGCTGGATACTCCTGTAGTGGACCTCTCTATGCGACTGCTACCGCAGTCAAAACACTCCCTTTGCAAACTGACAGCACGG CTGTCACTGACAAGATCCAGAACTTGCCTCTTGAAATGCCAGATTTCTTTCGCTTGTCAGAACTCTTCTCCTTGAAAGATCTATTCGATGCCAGAGTGCACCTTGGACACAAGAAAGGCTGCAGACACAG GCTGATGGAGCCCTATCTGTTCGGCAGTCGTCTGGACCAGGACATCATCGACCTGGACCAGACAATGGAGCACCTCCAGAGCGCCCTGAACTTCACCGCCCACATCGCCTACCGCGGCGGAATCATCCTCTTCGTCTCCCGCCGCCGACAGTTCGGCCACCTGGTGGAGAGCACGGCAGGGGACTGCGGAGAATATGCCCACACACGCTACTGGCAGGGTGGTCTGCTCACCAATGCCCCAATCCAGTACGGCCCGGGGGTCAGGCTGCCTGACCTCATCGTCTTCCTCTCAACGCTCAACAACGTCTTCCAGCAGCATGTGGGAGTCCGTGATGCGGCCAAGATGAATATACCCACGGTGGGGGTAGTGGACTCTAACTGCAACCCCAGCCTGGTGACATACCCGGTGCCTGGGAACGATGACACACCAGCCGCAATGGAGCTGTACTGCCGCCTCTTCAAGATGACCATCAACAGGGCCAAGGACAAGAGGAGGCAGATGGAGCTGCTCCAGGGTCTATCACCAGCGGGCCTCACACCGGGCTCCTCGTGA
- the LOC120025788 gene encoding protein phosphatase 1 regulatory subunit 26-like: MLQPPHPPQHHTRMYLNLPPVAALHTEWRSSCGGLPRGFSGLPLCFNDSDSDLSTTGTPISEKVQMIIESLRSTQSSLNMGDETEGNQVLSGQPVQEAGARGSQGQGFKVRRVPPVVIEPKPKFRGPLPLTHTDNLLALPEVSYNVDLESSDGDDSVDRGIEEAIQEYLKEKDDHKRKAEPEPATNILQPPKIPRREAAPTFPEPTKQHSDSNKVLTASNQVPRSVKTETHNTALPMKKCLKSKIPTCKENPFKKLDTISNAAVVKKLSSLQQKRGPSNSNPLSDKQKSPVLKAVKLEEHLSDSDSSSSSDDGIEEAIQRYQHEKKKERHGGRQSSKPLLVLKEESDSSSSDDGIEEAIRHYQLEKQKEKGVPKLSLFLPKQKQVGKAGAPLHCPESTSTQAAAMKKHKRSKKKKPETRDLKSSLHSQTPGSSLSLIKKRLAVSSPKGNGLLLSTKVEPLREREQEQHTTPCPATLKVNTTTTAELMCAEAILDISKAVIKMPGAFNPNVALAGHININSSSTESTATTSLIISTNCHGDDDSNTSDNESSIDSEDGIEQEIRKFLEKKAQMHKLSSGPGSDVGTTSPGGNNTITEPEKNTKLSPAQKKTLRLSVTQKRKRKEEGGSRRSSKEGESDLKMKEEALPKHLTKHDQRSRSSVSTLKKAPLKSVRASERRGEPKSGDKSSSLDSDEDLDTAIKDLLKTKKKLKKKTRDMKLKSRKGLEDEEPLSRKTSELKKLGMDHVPKTTSLLKTSLKVTTTTAQSSNNNREKGIFSKNVSQYPQSNEKKEPLNQTDEMDRSQGNRDVEGLSRETNPVVVQIKEESSSVDSDDSIEQEIRKFLAEKAKVSTTTVKTDDREEIGNGKGKTTVPLTEKCIKLENLLAEIPRIDITQFPDLPRQSSCEQRGVLDRGIFPNTPPIQPVPGNHTPETARGSCLLSALTPSSYPPALEPANGTVSGSARSEKRRSSSSDSGSGDTHQSANSEMARGYSYRSFPSTSYPLPRTDSEQWRKSQVIPTTETKEKIHNRNPFQYSSPSFGEKTATTPAYQCVVPASIYPSRRNIEPAPDTPVSTRPATVRTGSSIRSPLVPFHRPSSSETTSTSAAVFSSPFPSLTRRPTETGPSGRYFLQSHGSGSRWGQSPTLTPGLSESSVVHVAKDKTMFVELFMNETNHVQVRSREVKVSEGKEERRRDLPAGESERERECRKTEQIGRRGEECVDETDVSESDERTSPEQQGFHTLSLSSAIDPGITLSPYIALNTEERSKRFRWMCKAVAVNQPKKTKFEKPVKRKLQFLPLSRKNKSTGK; encoded by the exons ATGCTCcagcccccccacccaccccagcACCACACTAGAATGTACTTGAACTTGCCTCCAGTCGCGGCTTTGCACACAGAATGGAGGTCATCGTGCGGTGGTCTGCCCAGAGGCTTTAGCGGTCTGCCACTGTGCTTCAATGACTCTGACAGCGACTTGTCCACCACTGGAACACCCATCTCAGAGAAGGTCCAGATGATCATAGAGAGCCTAAGGAGCACCCAGTCCTCACTCAACATGGGCGACGAGACAGAAGGGAACCAAGTGCTATCAGGGCAACCGGTACAGGAGGCTGGAGCCCGGGGCTCCCAGGGCCAAGGCTTCAAGGTCCGGAGGGTGCCTCCTGTGGTTATCGAACCCAAGCCCAAATTCAGAGGCCCTCTTCCTCTCACTCACACTGATAACTTGCTGGCACTGCCAGAAGTTTCCTATAATGTTGATTTGGAGAGTTCTGACGGCGATGACTCTGTAGATAGAGGCATCGAGGAGGCCATTCAGGAGTACCTGAAGGAAAAGGATGACCACAAACGCAAGGCTGAGCCAGAACCAGCCACTAATATTTTACAGCCACCCAAGATTCCCCGGAGGGAGGCTGCTCCAACCTTTCCAGAACCTACTAAACAACATTCCGACAGCAATAAGGTTTTAACTGCCAGCAACCAGGTTCCGAGAAGTGTCAAAACAGAGACACACAACACAGCACTACCCATGAAGAAATGTTTGAAAAGTAAGATACCCACCTGCAAAGAGAATCCCTTTAAGAAACTGGACACAATAAGCAATGCAGCGGTGGTAAAAAAACTATCTTCTTTGCAACAGAAGAGAGGCCCCTCTAATTCCAACCCTCTCTCTGACAAACAGAAGAGTCCTGTACTGAAAGCAGTGAAGTTGGAGGAACACTTGTCTGAcagtgacagcagcagcagtagtgatGACGGCATTGAGGAGGCTATTCAACGCTACCAGCatgagaagaagaaagagagacatgGAGGCAGACAGTCCTCCAAACCCCTTCTCGTCCTCAAAGAGGAGTCAGACTCCAGCAGCAGTGATGACGGAATAGAGGAGGCCATCCGCCACTACCAGCTGGAGAAGCAGAAAGAGAAGGGTGTACCGAAGCTCTCTCTATTTCTACCCAAACAAAAGCAAGTGGGTAAAGCAGGGGCTCCCCTGCACTGTCCAGAGAGCACAAGCACTCAGGCAGCGGCCATGAAAAAACACAAACGGTCTAAAAAGAAGAAACCTGAGACTAGGGATTTAAAATCATCTCTACATTCTCAAACTCCTGGTTCCTCACTCTCTCTTATCAAGAAGAGATTAGCAGTTAGCAGCCCCAAAGGGAATGGCCTCCTCTTGTCGACTAAAGTGGAGCCGCTgcgagagagggagcaagagcaGCACACCACCCCATGCCCAGCCACTCTGAAGGtgaacaccaccaccacagctgAGCTGATGTGTGCTGAGGCCATCCTGGACATTTCTAAAGCTGTCATTAAAATGCCAGGGGCCTTTAACCCTAACGTAGCATTAGCAGGCCATATCAATATTAACAGTAGCTCCACGGAGTCCACCGCCACCACTTCTCTTATCATCTCCACAAACTGCCATGGTGATGATGATAGTAATACAAGTGATAATGAGAGCTCCATTGATAGTGAGGATGGGATCGAACAGGAAATCCGGAAGTTTCTTGAGAAGAAAGCCCAAATGCACAAACTGTCATCTGGGCCCGGCTCAGATGTTGGTACTACAAGTCCAGGTGGAAACAACACAATAACAGAACCAGAGAAAAACACCAAACTGAGTCCGGCCCAGAAGAAAACACTGAGGCTGTCTGTGACGCAGAAAAGAAAGCGCAAAGAGGAAGGTGGCAGCAGGAGGAGTTCCAAGGAAGGAGAGAGTGATCTCAAAATGAAAGAAGAGGCACTCCCAAAGCATTTGACCAAGCATGACCAAAGGTCAAGGTCATCTGTTTCCACCCTGAAAAAAGCCCCACTGAAATCAGTGAGGGCctcagagaggaggggggaaccTAAGAGTGGAGACAAGAGTAGCTCACTGGACAGTGACGAAGACCTGGACACTGCAATAAAAGACTTGCTCAAGACTAAGAAGAAGTTGAAAAAGAAGACTAGAGATATGAAGTTGAAGTCAAGGAAGGGCCTTGAGGATGAGGAGCCGCTGTCTAGAAAAACATCAGAGTTAAAGAAGCTGGGTATGGACCATGTGCCCAAGACTACCAGCCTTTTGAAAACTAGCCTTAAagtcactactactactgcccaGAGTAGTAACAACAACAGAGAAAAAGGCATATTTAGTAAGAATGTGTCACAGTATCCACAGAGCAATGAAAAGAAAGAGCCCCTCAACCAGACAGATGAGATGGACCGATCTCAAGGGAACAGGGATGTAGAAGGCCTGTCAAGAGAGACTAACCCAGTTGTTGTTCAGATCAAGGAAGAGAGCAGTTCAGTGGACAGCGACGACAGCATCGAACAGGAGATCAGAAAGTTCCTGGCAGAAAAGGCCAAGGTTTCTACTACCACAGTGAAAACAGATGATAGAGAGGAGATCGGGAATGGCAAGGGCAAAACTACAGTCCCTCTCACGGAGAAATGCATCAAATTGGAAAATCTGCTGGCTGAAATTCCAAGGATAGACATTACTCAATTCCCTGACCTGCCTCGTCAGAGCAGTTGTGAGCAGAGAGGAGTTCTGGACAGAGGAATCTTTCCAAACACACCCCCTATCCAGCCTGTGCCAGGAAACCACACCCCAGAAACAGCCAGGGGGTCGTGCCTCCTCTCAGCCCTCACCCCCAGCTCCTATCCTCCAGCGCTGGAGCCTGCCAATGGCACTGTTTCTgggtctgccagatcagagaagAGGAGGAGCTCTAGTTCAGATTCAGGAAGCGGTGATACCCACCAGAGTGCCAACTCTGAGATGGCAAGGGGTTACAGCTACAGGTCATTTCCCAGCACCAGCTACCCCTTGCCCAGGACTGACTCGGAGCAGTGGCGTAAGAGCCAAGTGATCCCCACCACTGAGACAAAAGAGAAGATCCATAACAGGAACCCATTCCAGTACAGCTCACCTAGTTTCGGTGAGAAGACAGCCACCACTCCAGCATATCAGTGTGTAGTACCAGCCAGTATCTATCCGAGTAGGAGGAATATTGAGCCTGCACCGGATACACCTGTCTCCACCCGTCCTGCTACTGTACGGACTGGGAGCAGCATCAGATCACCACTGGTTCCATTCCACCGCCCCTCATCCTCAGAGACTACATCTACGTCGGCTGCCGTCTTCAGCTCCCCGTTCCccagcctgaccaggagacctaCGGAGACAGGACCATCAGGGAGGTACTTCCTTCAGAGTCATGGGTCAGGCAGCCGCTGGGGTCAATCCCCAACCCTGACCCCGGGGCTGTCGGAGAGCAGCGTGGTACACGTGGCCAAGGACAAGACGATGTTTGTTGAACTGTTCATGAACGAGACCAACCACGTTCAGGTCAGAAGCAGGGAGGTGAAAGTGAGTGAGggaaaggaggaaaggaggagagactTGCCagcaggagagagtgagagagaaagggagtgcaGGAAGACAGAGCAGATAGGAAGACGAGGAGAGGAGTGTGTAGATGAGACCGACGTCAGCGAGTCAGATGAGAGGACGAGCCCAGAGCAGCAGGGCTTTCACACTTT GTCTCTGTCCAGCGCCATTGACCCTGGTATCACCCTCAGCCCTTACATAGCATTGAACACAGAGGAAAGGAGCAAGAGGTTCAGATGGATGTGTAAAGCTGTTGCTGTAAATCAGCCAAAG AAGACCAAGTTTGAGAAACCTGTGAAGAGAAAGCTCCAATTTCTACCTCTATCCAG GAAAAATAAATCAACTGGGAAGTAA